The genomic region GTAACTCGTATGACAACGATTAAGGCAAAAGTCATCGATGGTTTTCATCTCGAACTGGAGAAGGGGATCCAGACGAAAACCGGTGATGAAATCTTCATAAAAATTATTGAGAAAAAACCGGTCGCATCACTCCGGGGGGCATGGGGTTATGATGTTGATAGTGCGGATTTTGTCGATACGATACGGAAATCCAGAACAATCCAGCCCTTATGAATTTTTTTCTTGATACCAGTATCTGCGTTGATGTGCTCCGGACAAAGGGTCCCCAGAAGTCCTTTGATCTCTTTGAAAGTTTTTCGTTGGACCAGAATACCGGGATCATTTCTGTCATCACGGTCGCAGAGCTGAGCGCCGGGGCGGCACTTTCTTCATTCAAAGATGCACAGAAAAAGACCGACGAGTTACTTGCCTATGTTACGATTGTTGAACTCAACGAGTCGGTTGCTCTGGCTGGCGGAAAGATCTATGCGGACCTTTCAAAAACCGGAAAGAAAATCGAGTTCAATGACTGCCTGATTGCAGCCACGGCACTATCGCTCGGATTTGATGAGATTGTTACAAGGAACTGCGATCACTTCAGCCGGATCGATAGTTGTTCTGCAATCGTGCCGGAAAATCTCAATTTTTAAAAATTTTTCTTTCAAAATTGTGATTTGGACTCTGCGCCGGGAGAATTTTGAAAAAACCAAATCCGAATTGAAAAAGGCTGAGATAACCCTGTTGAAGAATTGCCTTTCTTGTTCTACTCTTAAAGGATAGTTTTATCGAAATCCTTTGAATAACAGTAATTATGCTAGAGCAATTAACGGATATCGGATTTGCTTTTGCAGTTTTGGCGTTTATTGGATTTTTATTAAATGATGCATTCAATGCGGGCAAATATCTTGACATACCTATCATAAAAAGAAGTTCATTAGAAATTATCTTCCATTACTGTTCAAAAGCGGTCTTTGCACTTTCAATAATTATTGGATTAGTTTATCCATTTATTAGGAGTAATTCAGATCTCCAGTTAGATCCCAGTTCATTGTATACAGTAACGGTTTTATTCGGAGTGTCCATTTTCTACATTATTGCATATTTTGTCGCATTTTTTGCTGGCATATACGACAGATATGCTAGCTACCGATCAGTCTATGTAATTTACGAATGCTGCGGCGCCAAGGTCAGGGAAAAATTCCCATCGGTTTTGACAGTTGATGATGATTATGTATTTTTTGAAAAATACAAGACAAATTCATGGAAATGTATACCCAAAAGGAGCATTTTACAGATGGAAACGGTTATCGAACAAAATACAAGATATCGATTAGCAATTATCAATAAATTTGCATGGGTTATAAGATACAATGTTTACATCAAAATTGCATTGATTGTGTTGATGTTGGTATATTTCATTACATTGCCTTTTGGGTTTCTGCCACTGACGATAATATTAGCAATTCTTATACTAATTTGTGGGATTTTACTATAAATTTTAAAGAGATTTTCCTTCTACCCAACCCTCTTAATCCGGGCCATCGCTTCCTTCAGCCGCTCCATCGAAGCCGCGTACGACAACCGGATCCATCCCGGGGCATCGAACGCAGCACCGGGCGTTGCCGCTACGTGCCCCTTATCGAGCCAGCAGGAGGCAACTTCCATGTCGTCACCTGCAACCTTCACGAAGGCATAGAACGCCCCATCGGCCGGTGCGGTCTCGTAGCCCATTGTATTCAGTTCGGCGATGATGTATTTGCGCCGGCGGTCGAACTCTTTTCGCATCTCTTCGACACAGGACTGGTCGCCTTTGAGCGCCGCAACCCCGCCCCACATGGCAAAGGTCGTGGCCTGGCTGATCGAGTGCTGCTGGACCTTGGACATCTCGGAGATGATCTCCTTGGGGCCCACCGCGTACCCGAGCCGCCAGCCGGTCATCGCATAAGCCTTCGAGAACCCGTTGATGGTGATCGTCCGGTGGTGCATGTCGCCGATGGAGGCGAGCGAGATATGCTCTTTGCCGTAGATCATCTTCTCGTAGATCTCGTCCGACATCGCGTAGATGTCGTGGTCCTGACAGAGGTCTGCAACGAGCTGCAGGGATTTTTTGTCCAGGACCGCACCCGAGGGGTTCGAGGGGGAGTTGACCACGATCATCTTGGTCTTCTTGTTCACCCGTTCGAGCACGGAATCGTCGAGCTGGAAGGTCTTCTGGCTGACCGCGTGCTTCACGGTCTTCCCGCCAGCGATATGGACGCAGGGCTCGTAGGAGACCCAGGCCGGGGTGAGGATGATCGTCTCGTCGCCGGGATTGAGGACTGCCTCCATTGTCTCGTAAATGGCATCCTTCGCGCCGCAGGCAACGATCACCTGCTGGGGAGTGCAGGGGAAGTGGTTCTCTGTATTGATCTTCTCGCTGATCGCCGAGAGCAGTTCGGGGATGCCGCTGCTCGGGGCGTAATGCGTCTCGCCCCGCTTCAGGGCATCGATGCAGGCATCCGTGATATGCTGCGGGGTGGCGAAGTCCGGCTCGCCAATCGACATGCTGATGACGTCGATCCCCTGCCGCTGCATGGCTTTGGCCTTGTTGGAGATCGCGATCGTCGCGGATTCGGTGACGCCGGCGATCTTCGCCGAGAGCGGCTTCATCTCAACCGTTTGACCATCTTGATGGCTGACTCAACGGCCCGCTTTGCGTAATCGATCCGCTCGTTGGCCTCAAGCCTCGTCATGCCGGGGCCGGAGATGCCAAGGGCAACCGGTTTTCCGAACTCGAGCGAGAGATCGATGATCTTCCGGGCTGCATGCTGCACCACGATCTCGTCGTGCTGGGTTGCGCCCTCGATAACGCAGCCGATCGTGATGACCGCGTCGACTTTTCCTGCAACCAGCAGCTTCTTGATCGCAAGCGGCATGTCGTACGCGCCGGGCACATAGATGGTGTCGGTCACTTCTGCGCCGAGGAATGCTGCATGTTCGCGGCCTTCAATCTCCATCATGTACGTGATGTCGCGGTTGAACTCCGCAACAACGAATCCCAGTTTTATCGGGTTGGTGTCACACATATTCTAATCATCTCGTGTAAATGGTCATTAATGCGTAGGCTTGGTCTTATTTCCGGGCCGGGCCGGCATCCTCGAAGCCCTGCCGCTGCCCGGTTCCCGCTTCGCGTTCGAGCTCCTTCGGGTGGAGCACGAGTTTTACGGCATTGACCGCATGCTCGCGGGTCCGCTGCTCCATGAGCCAGGCCAGCTCGCGGTCGTCTTTTGCCTCGTCCTCGTGGACGAAGACCTCGATGATGTGGGTGTTCGTCATGAGCTGGCACATGATAAGCCCCTGCGAGGCCTCGTGGGCGCAGAGCTTGTCCTTGTCCTTGCCCCCGGGCATGCCCAGCGCCATGACGATATCGCACCGGCGTTCTTCGATCAGTTTCTTGCAGGCAACGGGGAGGTCCTTGACCCCGGGCACCGTTACCCGTTCGATTGCCACACTGGCATGTTTCTTGAGCTCATCTACGGCGATGGCTCCCATGTTGACGCGGGAGAAAGTGGTGTCGGCGACCCCCACTCTCATCCCAGCACCTCGGCTGCGGCCTCGACGCCGTCGCCTTTTGCCTTGTACCCGCACTTCTTCAGGGCATGCTGGGTAGCGGCGATGGTTGCGAGGATCTCCAGTGCGCCGACTGCGCCCATGCTGCCGATCCGGAAGATCTTACCCTTGAGCTGGTCCTGGCCGCCCGCAATAACAATGCCCATCTTCTTGACAATTGCCCGCATCTCGTCATCCTTGACACCGGCGGGGTACTCGATGGCCGTAACGGTGGACGAGTAATTATGGATCGCGTCGATCTTCGGGAAGAGCGAGAGGCCCCAGGCCTTAGCCGCTGCCTGGACTGCCTTTGACATCTTCTGGTGCCGGGCAATCCGCGCGGGAAGACCTTCCTCTTCCATCATAAGGCAGGCCTCGCGGAGCGCAAGGAAGAGCGGGACTGCCGGGGTGTACGGGGTTTCCATCGGCGTTCCGCCGGCACTCTTCTTGTAGGCTGCAAGGTCAAGATAGTACGGCGGGTTCTTACACGTCCGCTCCCAGGCCCTGCTGCCCACGGAGACCATGGCAAGCCCTGCGGGTGCGGCAAAACATTTCTGGGAGCCGGTGATGGCGATATCTACGCCCCATTTGTCGGCCTCGACAACATCGCCGCCAATGGACGTGATGCCGTCCATGATGCAGAGAGCATCGTGTTTCCGGCAGAGCTTTCCTATCTCTTCTGCCGGGTTCTTGATACCGGCCGAGGTCTCGTTGTGGATGAACGTGACAACCGACGCGCCGGCCTCGAGCTGCGCCTTGAGGGCTTCCAGGTCAACCGGGGTGCCCCACTCGGACTTGATCTCGTGCGCCTTCCCGTAGCGCTGGCTGATCTTATAGAGCCGCTCGCCGAACTTGCCGTTGACGATGCAGGCTATATCCTTGTCACGCCCGACGTTTGCAACCGCGGCTTCCATGCCGGCTGTTCCGGAACCGCTGATGACGAAAAGATCGTTCTTTGTTCCAAACGCGGTCTTACAGACACGCACACAATCGGCATATGCGGCACCGAATTCAGCGCTGCGGTGGTTTATTGCCTGACGCGACATCGCGAGCCTGACCCGTTCCGGTATCGGCACCGGGCCCGGCATCATCAGGAGAAGTTCTTTTTCCATGTGAATCTGCTCATAGTATTTTAATATAGACGCAATATAAGTTTGGATGGCAGATATGGCAGACGTAGCTATTATATCCGGATCCGCCTCCGACGCGGCTATCACTGACAAGGTCAAGAAAGTCCTTGACGCAAACCGCATCTCGTACGATGCACAGATCCTCTCGGCACACCGCGACCCGGACAAGCTCGATGCATATGTCAAGACCAGCACGGCCAAGATCTTCATCGCCATTGCCGGCCTCTCCGCAGCACTTCCCGGCGTCATCGCATCCCGGACCGACAAGCCGGTCATCGGCGTGCCGGTGAGCGGGACCCTGAACGGGATGGATGCCCTCCTCTCCATTGCCCAGATGCCAAAAGGCGTGCCGGTTGCCTGCGTTGGCGTGGACAACGGGGACAATGCCGCATGGCTGGCAATCCGGATCCTGAACCTGTCGAAGAAGTAAAAAAGTAATAAAAATAAAAATTATTCCGCTTTTTTGTGTGCTTTTCGTCCGGCTTTTCTCCCGTGCGGGCAGACCCAGACGCACAGCCCGCAGGTTGCGACACCATCGTTCTTCTCACGCTCCTTAAAGTAGCGCTCGCAGGCCGCTGCATCGAACCGGGCCTCGCGGGGTTCATCGGGCGAGAAGGTCCTGCCGGTAAATGCGTGAACCGGGCAGATATCAACGCAGGCCGTGCATTCCCCGCACCGGGGCTCCACCGGGGAGCCGGTCGGCTCCAGCGGGGCATCGGTGAGCACGGTAACCCACCGGACCCTCGGGCCGTGATCGGGTGTCACGAGCAGGCAGCTCTTCCCGATCCAGCCAAGGCCGGCCATGTGGGCCGCAAGTTTCTGGGAGATGATCCCGCAGATCTGTTCGTCGCTCGTCCGCTTCGAGGCCGGAACGGGAAAGGCGTGATAGCCCTTCCGCTGGAGGAGATTCGCCAGCCGGAGGGCCACCTGGTCGAGAGCGATATTGACAACATCGTACGTGGTATGCCGGTACAGGATTGCGCCAGCCTTGTCTTTCTCCGGAAGGAGGTCGACAACGCTGTCCTGCAATCGGATTCCGACAACAATACCCCGCGGGTACCTGCTGACCCGCTCCCCACCCTGGGCATGGATGAAATTGCGGGCCGAAACAAGGTCCGCTACCCCGTAGTAATCCGCGTCAAGGGAGAGGGCAAGAGCCCGGATTTGTTCGTCAATCTTTTCTGACATCGTTATGTACCTCAGGTCTGCAGGAGAACATCAGGATAGTGGTCAGGGGGAGTTCTCCATGACAAAGAACGTGTACCCGTAATACCGCTTGTACTTCAGGTACATGTCCGCTTCGTGCGCCAATGCATCGAGGAGGGCGGCATGGGCAGGATCGGATCCATGGGTCTTCCGGAGCTCCCCAATCCGGGCCAGCATCGGGACATGGTAGTTCTCCCACCACCCGGATTCCGGCAGCCGGAATGTTGCAACGAGCCGGAGCCCGGCCCTTCTTACCCGCTCCTTCATCTCATCTTCGGGCACGGGAACGTATCCCTCGCTCTCCCACCATTTCATGAGTTCTTCCGGGGGATTTGGCTCGAACCAGTCGGCATCGGACACGACCATGTACCCGCCTTTTTTCAGAAGCGGCTTCCAGAGCTTGAGACCCTGTTCGAATCCGACAATGAAGATAGCTCCCTCGGACCAGATGAGGTCGAACGATCCTTTGTCGAACGGCAGGGCGTCCATGGAAGCGCAGAGGGTTTTCACCCGGTGGGCCATGCCGGCTTTTCTGGCCCAGGCATCGATCGTGTCCAGAAACGGCTGGTGGTTGTCGACCGCGGTGATCGTGCCGTCGGTCAGGGAGGCGAGATCGCGTGTCTGGGTCCCGCTGCCGCACCCGATATCAAGGATCTTGGCATTCTCAAAAACGAGGGGGAGGAGAGACCAGGCTTTCCTCGTTGCTTCAGAGCTACCGGGCCCCTGCCGGGGGAGTGATTCGAAGATCTGGTAAATAAACGGAGGTAATGACATGATGCAGAGCTGTTACACAGAGTGTAATGAGTGCTTTGTGGTCGAACCTGAGGGGGATGATAAAACATCATGAGGATGTTGCGGATTACTTTAAGAAAAAAGAGGGACAGGGGGTTCGCCTGTCCCGTGGCATTTCATTTTCTGGTTTGGAGGGGGGTTTTGGAATGCATGATGGTTTCTTCACGGTTCTGGAGGAGGGTTTCTGCCGGCACATCGGAGTGCATCTCGGCAGTTCCCTGGAAGAGCTCCCATAAGTACGAGAGGGACCGGTGCGTCCCGGAATGCCCGCAAGAGCAGCGGGACGGTGTATCTGGTGTTTCTGATGGTGCCCGGTCATGGGGTGCGTTCATGGTTGCTCTCCTGCCCGGGTCTTCCCGGGTCTGATCACGAGGTTGGCTCAGGGGAATAAATAGGACAGGATATTGGAAAAAAAGACGGGGGATTTTTCCACACGGGCGGGCACGGGGATCCTGCCGGTGTCCCTATCCGGCCGCCCGACACTCACTTCCGGGGCTTCTGCGCCGGTTCCGGGTTCTGATCGGGAAGGCCTGGAGATCGCTTGAATTCTTCGGGATCGCAATAGGCCTCGACCATCAGGTCCGCCTTCCGGTGACCGGCATCATCCGCAACCGGGCCGGGGGGAATGGCTGCCCCGTTCATCCATGCCGCAGTATCGATCAGGAGCGGGCCTTTTTCCGTCAGCATGATCCGGGTGCTGGCGGCCCCGTACCGGATCCGGAGCGCATCGAGAGTGCTGACAGCATAGTGGACAACTTCGGCATGATCCCTGAATGGCTCTTCCTGCTGCCGGGCCCGGTTCCCTGCACGGGCAGGAGACTTATCCTTCCTGCATTCCCGGATCGCGGCCAGCCGGTGTTTCCCGTCGTGGGATACGGTGTCCACGCAATATTCTGTCCCGGCCAGGCACTCCTCGGCCAGTACCTCGGCGTTCTTCTCCCCGTTCTCATTCATTGTCCCGACAAGGGCCCGGAAAGCCCGGGATACTTCGTGCTCTGTCCTGCAGAACACAACCCCCCTGCCCGATGCACGGTTCACCGGTTTTACGACAATCTCCTCGAACCGGCGGGACCGGTACCAGGCCAGGAGATCGGTCTCGTCGGACGTGAGGAGGAACTCTTTGGTCGGGAGACCGGCATCGATCAGGGTCTGCTGCATCAGGAACTTGTCGCTTCGGGCAGCCGATCGCTCGGTCCCGTTCGTGCAGAGTTTCATGCGTTCCGAGAGGGAGTCCGCAAGAGAGATCCCCGTCCCGCTCCCGGGAATGAT from uncultured Methanoregula sp. harbors:
- a CDS encoding pyridoxal phosphate-dependent aminotransferase; translation: MKPLSAKIAGVTESATIAISNKAKAMQRQGIDVISMSIGEPDFATPQHITDACIDALKRGETHYAPSSGIPELLSAISEKINTENHFPCTPQQVIVACGAKDAIYETMEAVLNPGDETIILTPAWVSYEPCVHIAGGKTVKHAVSQKTFQLDDSVLERVNKKTKMIVVNSPSNPSGAVLDKKSLQLVADLCQDHDIYAMSDEIYEKMIYGKEHISLASIGDMHHRTITINGFSKAYAMTGWRLGYAVGPKEIISEMSKVQQHSISQATTFAMWGGVAALKGDQSCVEEMRKEFDRRRKYIIAELNTMGYETAPADGAFYAFVKVAGDDMEVASCWLDKGHVAATPGAAFDAPGWIRLSYAASMERLKEAMARIKRVG
- a CDS encoding 4Fe-4S double cluster binding domain-containing protein, which encodes MSEKIDEQIRALALSLDADYYGVADLVSARNFIHAQGGERVSRYPRGIVVGIRLQDSVVDLLPEKDKAGAILYRHTTYDVVNIALDQVALRLANLLQRKGYHAFPVPASKRTSDEQICGIISQKLAAHMAGLGWIGKSCLLVTPDHGPRVRWVTVLTDAPLEPTGSPVEPRCGECTACVDICPVHAFTGRTFSPDEPREARFDAAACERYFKEREKNDGVATCGLCVWVCPHGRKAGRKAHKKAE
- a CDS encoding class I SAM-dependent methyltransferase: MSLPPFIYQIFESLPRQGPGSSEATRKAWSLLPLVFENAKILDIGCGSGTQTRDLASLTDGTITAVDNHQPFLDTIDAWARKAGMAHRVKTLCASMDALPFDKGSFDLIWSEGAIFIVGFEQGLKLWKPLLKKGGYMVVSDADWFEPNPPEELMKWWESEGYVPVPEDEMKERVRRAGLRLVATFRLPESGWWENYHVPMLARIGELRKTHGSDPAHAALLDALAHEADMYLKYKRYYGYTFFVMENSP
- the purE gene encoding 5-(carboxyamino)imidazole ribonucleotide mutase: MADVAIISGSASDAAITDKVKKVLDANRISYDAQILSAHRDPDKLDAYVKTSTAKIFIAIAGLSAALPGVIASRTDKPVIGVPVSGTLNGMDALLSIAQMPKGVPVACVGVDNGDNAAWLAIRILNLSKK
- a CDS encoding type II toxin-antitoxin system VapC family toxin, whose protein sequence is MNFFLDTSICVDVLRTKGPQKSFDLFESFSLDQNTGIISVITVAELSAGAALSSFKDAQKKTDELLAYVTIVELNESVALAGGKIYADLSKTGKKIEFNDCLIAATALSLGFDEIVTRNCDHFSRIDSCSAIVPENLNF
- the ribC gene encoding riboflavin synthase; translation: MRVGVADTTFSRVNMGAIAVDELKKHASVAIERVTVPGVKDLPVACKKLIEERRCDIVMALGMPGGKDKDKLCAHEASQGLIMCQLMTNTHIIEVFVHEDEAKDDRELAWLMEQRTREHAVNAVKLVLHPKELEREAGTGQRQGFEDAGPARK
- the ribH gene encoding 6,7-dimethyl-8-ribityllumazine synthase, whose translation is MCDTNPIKLGFVVAEFNRDITYMMEIEGREHAAFLGAEVTDTIYVPGAYDMPLAIKKLLVAGKVDAVITIGCVIEGATQHDEIVVQHAARKIIDLSLEFGKPVALGISGPGMTRLEANERIDYAKRAVESAIKMVKRLR
- a CDS encoding alanine--glyoxylate aminotransferase family protein, with protein sequence MEKELLLMMPGPVPIPERVRLAMSRQAINHRSAEFGAAYADCVRVCKTAFGTKNDLFVISGSGTAGMEAAVANVGRDKDIACIVNGKFGERLYKISQRYGKAHEIKSEWGTPVDLEALKAQLEAGASVVTFIHNETSAGIKNPAEEIGKLCRKHDALCIMDGITSIGGDVVEADKWGVDIAITGSQKCFAAPAGLAMVSVGSRAWERTCKNPPYYLDLAAYKKSAGGTPMETPYTPAVPLFLALREACLMMEEEGLPARIARHQKMSKAVQAAAKAWGLSLFPKIDAIHNYSSTVTAIEYPAGVKDDEMRAIVKKMGIVIAGGQDQLKGKIFRIGSMGAVGALEILATIAATQHALKKCGYKAKGDGVEAAAEVLG
- a CDS encoding ATP-grasp domain-containing protein, producing the protein MNGPRAIVIVDGFTEPGRLLASRFQAQGISCIEVLSTGRFSGISPARSHFGDCRPDSLYELTIAFNGDIDAVVRELDDYNVIGIIPGSGTGISLADSLSERMKLCTNGTERSAARSDKFLMQQTLIDAGLPTKEFLLTSDETDLLAWYRSRRFEEIVVKPVNRASGRGVVFCRTEHEVSRAFRALVGTMNENGEKNAEVLAEECLAGTEYCVDTVSHDGKHRLAAIRECRKDKSPARAGNRARQQEEPFRDHAEVVHYAVSTLDALRIRYGAASTRIMLTEKGPLLIDTAAWMNGAAIPPGPVADDAGHRKADLMVEAYCDPEEFKRSPGLPDQNPEPAQKPRK